Proteins encoded together in one uncultured Sphaerochaeta sp. window:
- a CDS encoding helix-turn-helix domain-containing protein, giving the protein MRHAYSELLFDPSLVITVNRVDDPVFYVFDYQKRRLNMEFQHFHTYWEVYILFDDSAGHVIEGEYFSLQRGDIVLLKPRLLHKSTYEEHAKPKARLVIGFRIEEHPKGFERQTERLLSLFGEAVPIFRFDGKILEDIHRLLNRIYQLGTEHPLNAEMMIHQSFMELLWVLYIHKRQNQYVKQANTNSVSEKIYAITSYMHTHFDERLGLPEIAKRFSISPYYLSRQFKLVTGAGFVTYLQMIRIRHAQNELLYSKKPIQQICEESGFPSFSQFNRVFNQYCEMSPSAFRKDTNHRSQLLLRRSDPEHNSDATLPRILQTPEEQG; this is encoded by the coding sequence ATGAGGCATGCGTATTCTGAACTACTCTTTGACCCATCCTTGGTCATTACGGTAAACCGGGTTGATGATCCGGTCTTCTATGTCTTTGACTACCAGAAGAGGCGGCTGAATATGGAGTTCCAACACTTCCATACCTATTGGGAGGTCTACATTCTCTTTGACGATAGCGCCGGCCATGTCATAGAGGGAGAGTACTTCTCCCTGCAGCGGGGAGACATTGTCCTGCTCAAACCACGATTACTCCATAAGAGCACCTATGAGGAGCATGCAAAACCAAAGGCCCGCCTGGTCATCGGTTTCAGAATCGAGGAACACCCCAAAGGGTTCGAGCGGCAGACGGAGAGACTGCTCTCCCTTTTTGGAGAGGCAGTGCCCATTTTTCGCTTTGATGGTAAAATACTTGAAGATATCCACCGACTGCTGAACAGAATCTACCAATTGGGGACTGAGCACCCCCTCAATGCTGAGATGATGATCCACCAAAGTTTCATGGAACTGCTGTGGGTATTGTACATCCATAAACGACAGAACCAGTACGTCAAGCAAGCAAACACAAACTCGGTCAGTGAGAAAATCTATGCAATCACCAGTTATATGCATACTCATTTTGATGAGAGACTTGGTCTTCCTGAAATTGCAAAAAGGTTCTCCATCAGCCCTTATTATCTTTCCAGACAGTTCAAACTGGTCACCGGAGCTGGATTTGTCACCTACCTGCAGATGATCCGTATCCGACATGCACAGAATGAACTGCTCTACAGCAAGAAACCCATCCAGCAGATTTGTGAGGAGAGCGGATTCCCCTCCTTCAGCCAGTTCAATCGTGTCTTCAACCAATACTGTGAGATGAGCCCTTCTGCATTCAGGAAAGATACCAACCATCGCTCCCAGCTCCTGCTGAGACGTTCAGATCCTGAACACAATAGTGATGCCACCCTTCCCAGGATTCTACAAACACCTGAGGAACAAGGCTAA
- a CDS encoding Gfo/Idh/MocA family oxidoreductase, giving the protein MRYALIGCGRIACNHLPSALAVGMEVVALCNINSQAIDALLSGLGLQDLPIERYQDYRKMLDSCNLDMVAIATDSGSHAEIALECLSRGINVLVEKPMALSLSDADSMLQMARKQQVMLSVCQQNRFNDASQKIRSALDAGAFGSVSHISLQVRWARSKPYYEQASWRGTWEKDGGALMNQCIHGLDLMRWFAGGKIDTVWGRLANRCHPYLEVEDLGVGHVVFSNGVIGSFEGTTNVFQKDLEERLMIIGDRGTAALGGEYGQHIETWDFSDPKIQKLGGLKQEEPFSSVYGTSHQRVYEDCKRSIEEHLSPYVSAQEGRDALELVLAIYKSHLEKAPVSLPLSDFSTKDMHL; this is encoded by the coding sequence ATGCGATATGCGTTGATCGGGTGTGGGCGTATCGCATGCAATCACCTTCCCTCTGCCCTAGCGGTTGGGATGGAGGTGGTTGCACTCTGTAATATCAATTCACAGGCAATTGATGCCCTGCTCTCTGGACTAGGACTCCAAGATCTGCCAATAGAGCGATATCAGGACTATCGAAAGATGCTTGACAGCTGCAATCTCGACATGGTTGCCATTGCCACTGACAGCGGCAGCCATGCTGAAATTGCTCTTGAGTGTCTCTCTCGTGGGATCAATGTTCTGGTTGAGAAGCCAATGGCACTCAGTCTCTCAGATGCAGACAGCATGCTGCAGATGGCAAGGAAGCAGCAGGTAATGCTCTCTGTCTGCCAACAGAATCGGTTCAATGACGCATCTCAAAAGATCCGCTCTGCATTGGATGCTGGCGCTTTTGGCTCTGTGAGTCATATCTCACTCCAGGTCCGATGGGCCCGCAGTAAGCCCTACTATGAGCAAGCTTCCTGGAGGGGCACCTGGGAGAAGGATGGAGGAGCCTTGATGAACCAGTGCATTCATGGACTGGATCTGATGCGATGGTTTGCAGGAGGCAAGATTGACACTGTCTGGGGCAGATTGGCAAACCGCTGTCATCCCTACCTAGAGGTAGAGGATTTGGGGGTAGGCCATGTAGTATTTTCCAATGGGGTGATCGGTTCCTTTGAAGGAACCACCAATGTCTTCCAAAAAGATCTGGAGGAACGTTTGATGATCATTGGAGATCGTGGTACCGCTGCCTTGGGGGGAGAGTATGGGCAGCATATTGAAACCTGGGATTTTTCCGACCCCAAGATTCAAAAGCTTGGTGGATTGAAACAGGAAGAACCTTTTTCCTCTGTCTATGGTACCAGCCACCAACGGGTGTATGAGGATTGCAAGCGATCAATAGAGGAGCACCTCAGCCCCTATGTTTCAGCTCAAGAAGGACGGGATGCCTTGGAGTTGGTGCTTGCCATCTACAAGAGTCACTTGGAGAAAGCCCCTGTTTCTCTTCCGCTTTCTGATTTCTCCACCAAGGATATGCATCTTTAG
- a CDS encoding Gfo/Idh/MocA family oxidoreductase, with protein sequence MQKMDGQQYAPEGKPQPVCKRGEFVVGVIGLDHGHIYGMCNGLFEAGADIAFVYDPDAKKVTSFQEKFPSAKQAASKEEVLENPSVQLIASAAIPSSRGPLGLEVLDHGKDYFSDKPPFTTQEQVAEARRKVIETGRKWFVYYSERLHVEAAVYAEKLLSDGAIGDIVSIRGWGPHRLSAKSRPDWFFEKEKYGGILVDIGSHQLEQILQFSGAEDATLISSRVGNLFHREYPGLEDYGDACFTTSNGVPCFFSLDWYTPDGLGTWGDGRMFIVGTKGYIELRKYIDVAASKEGDHVILVDGEGEKPFHVGGKVGFPYFGRLIRDSLDRSETAMKQEHTFRAIELAIEAEEKAVKIR encoded by the coding sequence ATGCAGAAAATGGATGGACAGCAGTATGCCCCAGAGGGTAAGCCACAACCGGTTTGCAAGAGAGGCGAATTCGTTGTCGGTGTTATAGGACTTGATCATGGCCATATCTATGGGATGTGCAATGGGTTATTTGAAGCAGGGGCTGATATTGCCTTTGTGTATGACCCAGATGCAAAGAAAGTAACATCCTTCCAGGAAAAGTTCCCATCAGCGAAGCAGGCAGCTTCCAAAGAGGAAGTGCTCGAGAATCCATCAGTCCAGTTGATCGCCAGTGCTGCGATTCCCTCAAGCCGCGGACCCTTGGGACTGGAGGTGCTTGATCATGGAAAGGATTACTTCTCTGACAAACCTCCCTTCACCACCCAGGAACAGGTAGCCGAGGCTCGAAGAAAGGTTATTGAGACTGGTCGCAAGTGGTTTGTCTACTACAGCGAACGCCTCCATGTTGAAGCGGCTGTCTACGCTGAAAAACTGCTGAGTGATGGAGCAATAGGTGATATTGTCTCAATTCGTGGTTGGGGACCTCATCGTCTTTCAGCAAAAAGCCGTCCAGACTGGTTCTTTGAAAAGGAAAAGTATGGGGGTATTCTGGTAGATATTGGGAGTCATCAACTCGAACAGATCCTGCAGTTCAGTGGTGCAGAGGATGCCACATTGATCTCCAGCAGAGTGGGAAATCTCTTTCACCGGGAGTATCCAGGACTGGAGGATTATGGAGATGCCTGCTTTACCACAAGCAATGGAGTTCCCTGCTTCTTCTCTCTCGATTGGTACACTCCCGATGGTTTGGGCACCTGGGGAGATGGACGAATGTTTATTGTGGGCACCAAAGGATACATAGAGCTACGCAAATATATCGATGTTGCTGCCTCCAAAGAGGGCGATCATGTGATTCTGGTAGATGGAGAGGGAGAAAAGCCTTTTCACGTAGGTGGAAAAGTTGGGTTTCCGTATTTTGGTCGTTTGATCAGGGATAGCCTCGACCGCAGCGAGACGGCAATGAAACAGGAACATACCTTCAGGGCGATAGAGTTGGCAATCGAGGCAGAAGAGAAAGCGGTGAAAATTCGCTAG